TGCAAATTGCAAGACAAGGGCAAGACCctgcaaacaaaaatcaataacTCCACTGTTATACAGTACAGACACTCCAAAGTCACTGCACACACCAAGGGTCTCCTCCTGGTCATACTacaacagctgttttgtcaATATGTGCCTTTTTATcattttggtgatttttttaaTAGTATAAATTATTAATATCCACCAATATCAATCAATAGCTTCACTGTTATACAGTATGGAGACTCCAAAGCCACTACACACACCAAGGGTCTCCTCATGGTCATACTACACCTGTTAGTTTGGACTAATGTACTTTGACATAATTTTGACGAATTTCTATTGAGAAAAATGTCCAATAGGTTCACTGTTATTCAGGgcagtgtcaccaaaatcactccaaaCATCCACGGTTTGGACAAATGTGCTCCtgcataatttgggggaattttcATTGAGAATAATAGTCAATAACTTGACTCAGATTCACTATAGTGTCctcaaaatcactccacacattaATGGTCTCCTGTTGGTTATACTACAACTGATAGTTTGAGAAATAAGGGGTTTCTATCATTTTGAGGAATTTCTATTggaagaaatattcaataacttcactgttATTCAGTGTAATGTTCTCAAAATCACTCCACGCATccatggtctcctgctggttatacTACACCTGTTAGTTTTGACtgatgtgctttgccataattttgagGAATTTCTATCGGGAAAAAGGTCCAATAAGTTCACTGTTATCAGTGTGGTGACCCAACAATTAGTTCAACCACCAATTAGGCTCCCTGTTGGTTGTACTACAACTGTGTAATGTCATGGCCACCTCATGGCCACTGCCTTTGAACCAGTCAGATGAAGGATGCACATGTCTTCCAAACTTCGAGGTGTAGTATAACCAACAGGAGACCATGGATGCGTGGAGTGATTTTGAGGACACTATAGTGAATCTGAGTCAAGTTATTGACTATTATTCTCAATgaaaattcccccaaattatgcaGGAGCACATTTGTCCAAACCGTGGATGtttggagtgattttggtgacactgcCCTGAATAACAGTGAACCTACTGGACATttttcccaatagaaattcgtCAAAATTATGTCAAACTACATTAGTCCAAACTAACAGGTGTAGTATGACCATGAGGAGACCCTTGGTGTGTGTAGTGACTTTGGAGTCTCCATACTGTATAACAGTGAAGCTATTGATTGATATTGGTGGATATTAATGATTTAtactataaaaaaaatctccaaaattctaaaaaggcacattttcaCAAAACAGCTGTTGTAGTATGACCATGAGGAGACCCTTGGTGTGTTTAGTGATTTTGGAGTGTCTGTACTGTATAACAGTGGAGTTATTGATTAATATTGGTAGATATGAATGAttaataccaacaaaaaatCACTAAAATTCtaaaaaggcacattttcaCAAAACAGCTGTTGTAGTATAACCACTAGGAGACCCTTGGTGTGTGCAGTGATTTTGGAGTGTCTGTACTGTATAACAGTGGAGTTATTGATTAATATTGGTAGATATTAATGAttaataccaacaaaaaaatcacaaaaattctaaaaaggcacattttcaCAAAACAGCTGTTGTAGTATGACCATGAGGAGACCCTTGGTGTGTTTAGTGATTTTGGAGTGTCTGTACTGTATAACAGTGGAgttattgatttttgtttgcagGGTCTTGCCCTTGTCTTGCAATTTGCAGACGGTCCCTGCGCACTCGCCCGGCTGCCGGCTGCGCATAGAGATCAATGTTGTCCGTCGAGCTCGGAGGAcggcttatttaaaaaaaaatcatggtttTGGTCCTTGTAGCTCGTAGTCTATGCTATTTCGGAGGGACAGAGGCATCGcttgtgtttgaaaaacgtttcacttcagatttattgatcccggaagttcgaatctgtgaatatctttccaactttaccgaacttCGGTAgttttggaaatatattcacagattcgaacttcccggatcaataactcatgaGCGAAACACTGATAAAACTTAAACGACGACTCTTtactaccgtagtaaggtagacaacgagctacaaccgtattttcatcaaaacgagcgctcctccgggctggacagtcagccgtctgtgagacgagggcgcagggactgtctacaaagtgcaacaccaaaaaatattcaataacttgactattattcagtgtagtgtcaccaaaatcaccgCACACATCGATGGTCTCCTGCTCGTTATACTACAAttgtttgtttggaaaaatgtgctttgctgtaattttgaggaatttctattgggaaaaTGTCCAATAACTTCACTGTTACTCAGTGTAGTGTGCCCAAAATTAGTTCAACCACCAGGGGTCTCCCTGTTGGTTATACTACAACTGCTAGTTTGATAAAGAAGGTTTTTCTAtcagaaaggaaggaaggaaggaggaatttctattgggagaaatattcaataacttcactattattcagtgtagtgtcaccaaaaacGTTCCACACATCAATGATCTCCTGTTGGTTATACTACAACTGTATAATGTCATGGCTGCCTGATGGCCACTTCCTTTGAACCAATCAAATGAAGGATGCATTACGTGACTAACtcaccagccaatcaggagcaaCTTTTAATTAAGCTCTACCTGCAGTGCTCATTTTTCagttgtagaataaccagcaggagaccattgatgtgtggagtgattttgatGACACTACattgaataatagtgaagttattgaatatttctcccaatagaaactCCTCAAAATGATAGAAAAACCTTCTTTCTCAAACTAGCAGTTGTAGTATAAACAAAACAGTTATGGTGGTTGAACTAATTTTGGgcacactacactgaataatagtgaagttattggaCTTTTTTCCCAATAGAAATTACTCGAAAtaatggcaaagcacattttccaaacaaacagttgtagaataaccagcaggagaccattgatgtgtggagtgattttggtgacactacactgaattagaggtgggtgcaattcatcgatgtggCAATGCATCGCGATGCGTCACGTGATGATTTGGCATCAATTAATTAATGTTGATGCTTTGCCGcaagaccggaacaaaaaaACACGTTACCGGAACCTTAGCGCACATCGCCCGGactgtttagtgagtgggaccacaacaaacggagcagtaatgttagtttctttgcaaaatggcaacAGCAGAGCGGCCGATTCTCTCGCCACCAGGGTTCAAGGCAACCGTGTGGAAGCACGTTGGatatatatttccaactttaccaaacttgCTTTTGGTGCAGAAGACTGTGTAGAACTCCTTTTTTTGCCACTCAATGAACTACTCAGGAATCGATATGAGAATTGATAAGGAATTGGATTGATAAAACCAATTCCCGCCCTACAGGTGACATGCACTAGACGGATTGCACATGTAAGAATTCATGTTGAAAGAGCAATCGGACGTTTAAAAGTTTACAAAATACTATCACAGGTTGTTCTGATTACTATTATTTATTGATGTATTATTAACATTCCTAAAATAGCCAAGATTCTAAGATTTAAGGGCGGATGTCATTCGTGATTCAAACTAAGTTAGCATGAGAACAACATGAGTAGACATGAGACATTTACAGGGCTATCAAGAACATTATACAGGACCATCAAATGAAATAGTACAGTAATGATATTAAAATctaaaatggttaaaaaattgATGGATACAGAATATTTAGGGAGTTGCGTACATGCATCAgcattgtgtgtttgtacgtAATTGACACGCTGCGTACACTTCCAACAGTAGGACGTAACGTAGCTTCCATGTTCCAGTGATTTTTGTGGGGCGGGCAGGCTGCGGTGTTGGCGAAAAACCACATTCAAGGCTTAAATGATGTGTCTAGAACGCCAAATTAAGCACGATAATAACAGACCATGGTGAGTGTTTAACACTCAGCTGACTTTACCTTAGTTCAGCTCGTATTTGCCCTCAGGGAAGATAAGAAAATGGCGTCAGAGAGTGATGTTTTAGGGTAAGTGACAGGCTAATGTTAACGGAAaattcgttcgttcgttcgttcgttttcttccgctttatccatgcgggtcgcgggtgatgttaccgcttttataccacctttttcaaggtggagcggggatactggggccaaatccagtggctctatgggcgaaggccagggtactccctggatgagacgccagctcatcgcagggcccttactgatggcagtggctgccacgaaggtgccaactgcacatcaggagcagtgttggggttcagcatcttgctcaaggatgcttcggcttgtagctcagtcccgcccaggggagccagggatttgaaccagtgaccttctggtcactagtcctcagctctacccactgagccacagccgcccccgTTAACGGAAAATGTATGGTTTTATTTACACACGTGATAAAAACTGAAATgacagttttaaaatgtgtttccttcAGGCTTCCTCCCCCTTTCCTCCCTCCGTCTCATCGTCCCTCCTCTGCAGCTTGTGTCTACGGCTCTGtgggagatagtgaagcagggAGATGTGGTGCACTATGGTCTGCTGGAGGAGTTCATCAGCACAGTGCTGGAGACGGTCCCTGAACTGCTCACCGACACAGAGAAAGTACAGCTAGTTGTGGGTCTACATGCAAAGGTTAGAAAAAGATACAAGATGTCTTAATAATGCTGCTAGATaccaaaaatacaaataatggAGCTTGAGTGTGAAAGTGTGCTTGAGTTGGATTCATAAAAAATGCTGGGTTAAAAATAATCGAATCTGGAAACTGCGCACCTGCGATCACTAAATcttaaatcaacaaaaaataatgacCTCACCCTGTCGTGTGATTTCCCCTTATATGTTTTTACAAATTAGCAAATAGTCAGGAAAAGAGATggaacaaaagacaaaatcaaactttttggAAGATCTCAACGATGGTAGAGGGGATTGAAGCCAGGCAACACATTATTGTCAAGTATACTAGATAGTGGGCTGacacataaaaccaaaacactcaATGGGAGTCTGTCTCTGCTGCATATTTTCCATAAGCTCATTGAAAGCTCACCACACGCTTGGACACAAGTTGTATGTGTCCCAAACTGCAATACCTCTACATAACCAGCAGGAAAATCCCTTCAATCTAGTCTAGaacaggggtactcaaatacaaatcttaaagggccacaaagatttttttcaatgactcaaaggtccatgtattgaggtcggccaggccacatgcaataatactgtaatattcaaaacaaaatgtccttttcattctaaacaacaaaatacgaacaaaaataaaatgtaatttccattttaacataaatcaaaatacatagttgaatatttcctctttttgtttgccttcagacattgtgtccatcacttcatcatgcattattttatttcattgtgacatagatgtgacaagaatcctgcttgcagcttgatatgacgatttcagtgcatttatttgtgttgtgcttatctctgaactttgaggaaatgtctcttcaaaattcctatgcttcgtctcataaagccgtttcaaactggaaatcttcatcacagcttgtcctggcatattgtaacgccccttgtggactgtggcgcaatgactcttgggtattcgcCGGGAggaactccccgtccgttacgctACAGGTGATAAAGTATGATGAGACTtgctaaaacatgttaaacatcgtaagtgtgtgtcactgctgcactgtcagatccgTGACTTCTGTCCTGGTTTGAGGGAGAATGAATAGAAGTTTTAAGTTCCTACTTCTATAAGTTGCCGattctcactgtccactttattatagcagtttacttggaacacgccatttcaatctcttgccaccggagactgctccgaaaacgaaagtgaaagttaaaagttgcgatcgcagcggtgagtgacccagttGTCtttgtatcgttggcatggagacaagtcccggtgtacacgtgctgacccaaacaaaacacatggtgaaggaataacagtacgggggccacaaacaggaggccggcgggacggatgcggcccgggggccgcctattgaggaccgctggtcTAGAATTTACTTTAATGTATACTAGATATACGATCCTCAAAGTAAACATTGATGAATAACTACTCAATTGTGGTTGTACTTTAGATCGAAATTAATCACgtctttttttataaattagggcgttttcacagtttcagtttgtttgctctggtccgaatcagggaccaacttgttgCAATGTTGCAtgttgcctcgagtttggtttgtgttcacacggcAGCATTTACAAGCAGACCGAAACTGCTCTCTGAATTTCGAAAACggcgcagcaattcagctgaatttagcaccgagcagacaggaagtcaagcactgaaacaacaacaatataacatctggttacttttcagaataaaacactacgtgttgacaccagcacacaaatctcaaaaaagagacaaacacaagctcttctgagaccacctcttcaacagGGTCTCGGTTCGGTTGTTTTTGGTCTGCACCCaagtgcgattgatgtgttcgcACCTTCCCAAACGAACTGAAcaaagggggtaaacgctccagtgttcgattcaaccgaactaaacaaggcaggtgtgaaaacgcccttgGGCTTCTAGTCCTGTTGGCCCTCTGCCCTTCATGTTTTGAACTTCCAAACACACCTGTCTGATTATATGAATCAGGTATGTTGGAGCAGGGAACCATCTAAAATTAATCTATTGAAATTAATCTACTGaaattcattttgaattttggacgatgaaaaatatattataaGCAGTGACAACGTGTCATTTTGGGGCTCTGGGTATCTCTGGGTAAACAATCAAGACAGATCTCTGCAAATTAATTTATAATGCAATAATAATTTTTGTGCAGTTAGCCTAGACAAaatagtaaaaacaaaacatccaccTTAACCCACTACAACTATAAAATCCTGAAATTCAAGAGGCATAACGATATATTGTAATGTAAGATTTAGTATATGGCATGAGtaaatcaaacatcatcaacacTACATTGAGTAAGCCAGCTTTTACTTTGGGCTAATTGCTAACTTCGTACAAAAagaatgattttctttttagaaTAACTGAACAACTCAACTCATCCCATTCTCTGACATGTTACTACTTGGGGAGGTTTTCAGATGATGCCAAACTGACTTGTAGTTGTTAAATAAAGCCTTGTTCTGTCTGTTGATGCACAGGTGGTGCTAGAGTTATGCCACAGTGATGATCTTGCAAACCTTCAGGCCATCCAGTGTCATTTGAGCAGAATAAACACCTACATTAAAAACCAGGACAACAAGGTACGTGCTCTTGTTGATCTACCATTGCTCtttgtgtcattttcatttgttaatgacctttttatctgcattttttAGAATACTAGCACTGAGGTGGAAGCCTCAGTGATGAACTTCCTGGAGCTTGTTGACACTCTAATGGATGATCAATGCCAGAAGGATATCTTTTATCAGGTTGGTTTGTAGGAACAATATAATTGATTATTACTACATGCTGATTCAATTTTTGTTGGTTAAATGTCATTTGATTGATTGGATGACGGCCTTAATGCGATGATTTACTTCTGTACTGGTGTCAAAGGGGGGTTGCagtattttgtgaaatgtaatGAATACTTTTCTCTTTATTCTTTAGAAAATCTTCCCGACAGTGTTCGGCACTGAATATGACTCAGCCCTACAGGCTCTGATGAAGAAATTCCTCCTCAATCTACAGACGTTGCTGCCTGTTCCAAACCTAGAACAAGTATGTAAATTACAAACAGTAATcctaaaacaaatgaataaaaaaaaagcagttgcagtttttgtgcatttataaactccgttccgttccgttttcttccgctttatccatgcgggttgcgggtgatgttaccgcttttataccaccttttttcaaggtggagcgggggtactggggccaaatccagtgactctatgggcgaaggccagggtactccctggatgagtcgccagctcatcgcagggcccttactgatggcagtggctgccacgaaggtgccaactgcacatcaggagcagtgttggggttggggttcagcatcttgctcaaggatgcttcggcttgtaactcagtcccgccctggggagccagggattcgaaccagcgaccttccgctcactagtcctcagctctacccactgagctacagccgcccgcATTTGTAAACTCAAGTTAGTTAAGTAATTTACATTGGTGCATATATTTGCGGTTAGATTCGcggaaagataaaaaaaaaattaatcattaACTGGTGTAAAAGTACTCAACGAAAACATTATTTATGACGACAAAACTCCTGAAATGCACGGACAGGTTTTGTTTATTATAATGTCTGACGTTGATTCGAACtgttctgtttcatttcaaGACTTCACTGTGGCTCAGTCAGTCCCCTTCTGTCTTGAAAGAGTGTTTTGAATTAATGAATCAACCTGAGCCCCTGAATACCCTCATTCAGCATCACAAAGACCATGGGCACAAAGTTCTACAAGGTACAACTTTAATGACTTTTCACACATTACCTGATTGACTTTCATATTATTAActttaagtaaataaaaataatttgctttgtcttcagcttcaCCTTTCTCAGCTGACGATTGCATCCTTTCCAGCCTGTCTTGTCGCCTACCAAAGGTGGACAATGATGAAGGAGACACACGGGTCAAATCTGAATCGTCATGTGTATCACAAGACTCGCAGATGGATAACTTGCTTGCCAGTGAgtcagaaaatattaaaaaagaaaacttagTGGAGATTAAATCAGAATTAATGTGGAACATAGAAATAAATGGACAACAACAAGCTAATGATCTGGCTGAAGACCAGGGGGCTTCTATTGAAGTAATACTTCAACCTTTTGATGAAAGTGAGTCGTACAACCATGTGAAAACTGGCAGTCGGAAATCCTCCAAAACCTTCAAGTGTCTTGACTGTGGCAAAGATTTTGGTACCCTTAAGAAACTAAAAAAGCACAAGACTACCCATCATGATGGCTtgacaaacaaaatgagtcGGTCAAATTCTGCGACCAACAAGATACATGTACATGTTAAACAAGAGACTTGtattgatgataataatgattcTAGAAGTGAAGCTGAGCTTCCACCACTGACAAGTGCCACAACACGTAGCCCACCGAATTTGAGTAGACTTCTAGACTTTGAGCAGTCTGATGATAACTGTGATCTTGTTTGTCAAGTTTGTGGCAAGGTTTACACTTATCAAAAGaactttgacaaacaccagaaGATTTGCGTGGTCAGTAGTGAACAACAAGCAGAGAAGGACCAACAGTGTTCCACAAGCTCAGCTCATCACTCCAAACTAAACCCTGCTGATACAACCAAAGAGTCTCCCCCCGGTGAAACTGACACTGGACCTTCAAATGTTGTACCCCAGGAATCTTTAGAGTCACCTCAACAGCAAACATATAAAAGGAGCAGTCGCGTCAAACAATGCTCCGTATGTCGGGAAGTCTTTAGCTGTTCTGCTGACTTGATGAGTCACATGAGATGCCACATTGAACAAAAAGACTTTGACAACTTCAAAGACTGTGAGACACATCAAGAAGATAAATACAGAGTTTCACAGCAACATTCACAGGACAATCCCCTCAGCAACGCAAAGAAAAGCAAACTGGAGAATCCAGTTGTTTCAAGTGGTACAAGTCAGGTCCCAGCTATCACAGGTGGACCTGCCAACTCTCAGGCTGTGCAGGCGTGTAAATCAACAGTGAAGTGTCAGAATTGTGACCAGGTTTTTACCTACCATAAGAGCTTTGAGAAGCACCAGAGTAAATGTTCCAACAGAGCTTTGCAAAggacaaagcaaacaaaaccaaattccTCTGTTATCAATGGGTGTGATTTCCAATCAGCTGACAATACCAGTGGGAGCTGTGACGAGACAAGTTCTGAAACTACAAAAACTCCAAGCTCTGCAGATGATGCAAATGCTTCCCAGGCAAAAACTTGCAACTTGAAATGCAGCATGTGTGAGAAGAACTTTTCAAAAATTGTCCATATGAAAGAACATTATTCCAAGTCTCATAAAGTTACCGACTCATACCCCTGCACGTTGTGCAAGAGAACGTTTGTGAGGTTGTCTGAATTGGTTCGACATCAGCAAAATAGGAAGTTGTACCAGTGCGCCAACTGCAAGAAATGTTTCTCGAAACAAAGACTAAAAGTTCATGAAAAAAAACGCGCATGTATAACACCACATGTTTGTGAAACATGCGGGCAAAGCTTCAGATTACGTGTTTATCTGACTCTGCACATGAAAAAGCACAGAGACGAGCGCCCCAATGTTTGTTTCCACTGTGGAAAACAGTTCAGTGCAAAACAAGGCCTGAAAGCACACATGGTGAGGCACACAGGTGGTTATCCATGCCCAGTGTGCGGAAAGAAATTCTATCAAAAAATATATCTGAAATGGCATCTGTAtaaacacacaggagaagagCCGTACCTCTGTGAAACCTGTGGGAAAGGCTGGCCgactgcagctcagctcaagTGTCACATGGTTCACCATCAAGAGGAAAGGCCGTTCAagtgtgaagactgtggtgtttgttACAAGAGGCAATCCAATTTGATATCTCATCGTAGAACTGTACATATCCGGCTGCGTCCATTCTTGTGCGAGGTTTGCAACAAAGGCTTTAGATTAACCAACGATCTTAAACAACACATGAGGGTTCATACAGGGGAGCGGCCATTCATGTGTACAAGGTGTGGCAAAAAGTTTAAGAGAAAAGTTCACCTTCAGCAACACGGCAAAAAGGCATGTCGGTAACTTCATGCTTTTTGTGACATGAAGATGAAAAAGGACCAACAGGTATTTGATTGAAAGTGAGTAACATTGAACCTCTCTTTACAATGCAGTGTTCTGCTTGAAAATGTTTGAGTCCTTGCATAAATGCAAATGCCACTTGACGAGCACAACCGACCCAAACAGTATTGCAGACCGAGAAGTAATCTAAAATCTTTTATGTTCCAGAAATACACAACAGCAATGTTTTAAAATGCCTAAGGATCAATAATCATGATTGATGTACCTATTCATACTGTATGATATGTAATACACAgcagatgtaaatgtaaaggGTCTGTCTTACTTGAGTTTATTAATAGACCATAATATAGATATTGACCAGGTTTGTAAGAGGAAGAGCTGAAATACATGTCTCAATTTGTTGTCTGTGGTGCTGGGTACTGTACAAGTTTTGGTGACAGATGGTGACGCACCACTGATTATGTATAATAtctattcatatatatatttatagagagagagagagagagagaatctgttcatctttttatttcctaataaaaagtaaaaaaaaaaagcttagagttttgaagtttgttctttGACCGACAGGAAGCCTGTGTACAGATATAacaactggagtgatgtgatctactttagCACaccaaacagagagagagaggaaagcagcTTCTTTCATGGCCAAACCGAATGTGGGTTAATGCCTTCTGTGATTCCTAAATGTTAAGAACAGGCTGAATACGACGAAAAGTGTAGGCTACTGAGATAAACCCTCATGAAATGTGCCTCTGCCTTGCACGTTGGTACATAATGACGTAATGCGTACACTTCCCAAAGAGAAGCCAGAATCTTCTGATGTCAAGGGAGGAGATTGGCAGAGTAGGCACGACTGGACAGTGAATGGACAGGATGTGGCAGACGGAGGTGACAGATCAGGAAATGAGTTGGGAATAGAGCTAGGTGGTGGGAGAAATGAAAGTTGGAGGCAAGTGAAAATGGGGAAAGCCAGGCGAAAACACAATTAAGTGGGGCAGAAAGGAAGGAGCTCAATGTCGGAAGAAACGAAAGATAATGAGCAAGCGAGAGGGGATGAGGAAGAGCATAAGGTAATCATCAGACTGGAACAAGAAGGTGCTTTGTTCGGTGATTGGAACCCGGTTCTCCTTACCAAGGGGATAAATGGTCTAGTGGGAGAGGTAAAGTGTGCAAAAGTTCTGCGCAGTGGAGCACTATTGATTCTTTGCAGAAACAGCGCACAACTAGGGAAAGCGATTAGACTGAATAAGATTGAGGGGTAGA
The sequence above is drawn from the Sparus aurata chromosome 21, fSpaAur1.1, whole genome shotgun sequence genome and encodes:
- the LOC115573072 gene encoding zinc finger protein 160-like isoform X2 — protein: MKRRKRSIAWLHFTKQDAISAVCNQCNAVISCKGAVTSNMLKHLSTQHGIKYQGCHVFDRLRTSANVAAGQTSSTGTSADDGFLPLSSLRLIVPPLQLVSTALWEIVKQGDVVHYGLLEEFISTVLETVPELLTDTEKVQLVVGLHAKVVLELCHSDDLANLQAIQCHLSRINTYIKNQDNKNTSTEVEASVMNFLELVDTLMDDQCQKDIFYQKIFPTVFGTEYDSALQALMKKFLLNLQTLLPVPNLEQTSLWLSQSPSVLKECFELMNQPEPLNTLIQHHKDHGHKVLQASPFSADDCILSSLSCRLPKVDNDEGDTRVKSESSCVSQDSQMDNLLASESENIKKENLVEIKSELMWNIEINGQQQANDLAEDQGASIEVILQPFDESESYNHVKTGSRKSSKTFKCLDCGKDFGTLKKLKKHKTTHHDGLTNKMSRSNSATNKIHVHVKQETCIDDNNDSRSEAELPPLTSATTRSPPNLSRLLDFEQSDDNCDLVCQVCGKVYTYQKNFDKHQKICVVSSEQQAEKDQQCSTSSAHHSKLNPADTTKESPPGETDTGPSNVVPQESLESPQQQTYKRSSRVKQCSVCREVFSCSADLMSHMRCHIEQKDFDNFKDCETHQEDKYRVSQQHSQDNPLSNAKKSKLENPVVSSGTSQVPAITGGPANSQAVQACKSTVKCQNCDQVFTYHKSFEKHQSKCSNRALQRTKQTKPNSSVINGCDFQSADNTSGSCDETSSETTKTPSSADDANASQAKTCNLKCSMCEKNFSKIVHMKEHYSKSHKVTDSYPCTLCKRTFVRLSELVRHQQNRKLYQCANCKKCFSKQRLKVHEKKRACITPHVCETCGQSFRLRVYLTLHMKKHRDERPNVCFHCGKQFSAKQGLKAHMVRHTGGYPCPVCGKKFYQKIYLKWHLYKHTGEEPYLCETCGKGWPTAAQLKCHMVHHQEERPFKCEDCGVCYKRQSNLISHRRTVHIRLRPFLCEVCNKGFRLTNDLKQHMRVHTGERPFMCTRCGKKFKRKVHLQQHGKKACR
- the LOC115573072 gene encoding zinc finger protein 665-like isoform X1 encodes the protein MELSTKDVMFSTACVRVLTLLLAKQAPLVPPLTMVVLELCHSDDLANLQAIQCHLSRINTYIKNQDNKNTSTEVEASVMNFLELVDTLMDDQCQKDIFYQKIFPTVFGTEYDSALQALMKKFLLNLQTLLPVPNLEQTSLWLSQSPSVLKECFELMNQPEPLNTLIQHHKDHGHKVLQASPFSADDCILSSLSCRLPKVDNDEGDTRVKSESSCVSQDSQMDNLLASESENIKKENLVEIKSELMWNIEINGQQQANDLAEDQGASIEVILQPFDESESYNHVKTGSRKSSKTFKCLDCGKDFGTLKKLKKHKTTHHDGLTNKMSRSNSATNKIHVHVKQETCIDDNNDSRSEAELPPLTSATTRSPPNLSRLLDFEQSDDNCDLVCQVCGKVYTYQKNFDKHQKICVVSSEQQAEKDQQCSTSSAHHSKLNPADTTKESPPGETDTGPSNVVPQESLESPQQQTYKRSSRVKQCSVCREVFSCSADLMSHMRCHIEQKDFDNFKDCETHQEDKYRVSQQHSQDNPLSNAKKSKLENPVVSSGTSQVPAITGGPANSQAVQACKSTVKCQNCDQVFTYHKSFEKHQSKCSNRALQRTKQTKPNSSVINGCDFQSADNTSGSCDETSSETTKTPSSADDANASQAKTCNLKCSMCEKNFSKIVHMKEHYSKSHKVTDSYPCTLCKRTFVRLSELVRHQQNRKLYQCANCKKCFSKQRLKVHEKKRACITPHVCETCGQSFRLRVYLTLHMKKHRDERPNVCFHCGKQFSAKQGLKAHMVRHTGGYPCPVCGKKFYQKIYLKWHLYKHTGEEPYLCETCGKGWPTAAQLKCHMVHHQEERPFKCEDCGVCYKRQSNLISHRRTVHIRLRPFLCEVCNKGFRLTNDLKQHMRVHTGERPFMCTRCGKKFKRKVHLQQHGKKACR